The nucleotide sequence CTAAATCGTCTTTAAGTAAATTCGCTAACGACGTACTGAACCAAAATCGTGATATGGACGTCACTATCTACGGATATACAGATAATCAGGGCTGGAAAAACTCGACAGCAGAACAAAGTTACCAGAAAAATCTGAACTTATCTCAGGAGCGAGCTCAAAGTGTAGCAAGCTATCTGCTGGCATGCGGAGTTTCCACGAACCAGATCAAATCTGTGCAAGGTATGGGCGAAGCCAATCCCATAGCCGACAACTCCACGGCAGCAGGCCGACAAGAAAATCGTCGTGTAGAAATCTATTTGTATGCAAGCCAACAAATGATTCAACAAGCCGAAGCCGGAACCCTTTAAGGAATAACGCCATCATAAATCCACTGACAGGTATATTCTGTCAGTGGATTTATAAAATATGGGTCCAACAACTATTTATGTCATTCGATTGTATATACGATATAAAATCAGAATGAGTTTCTCCAAACATTAATTTGACACTAAAAAAGATCCGAATAATGAAAACCGTTTATTTATTTCTCGCAACAGGATTTGAAGAAATAGAAGCTCTCACGATCGTAGATATGTTACGCCGAGCCGAAATCGATATTACAACTGTTTCCATATCGCGAAATCTTCAAGTTGAAGGAGCTCATGGAATAACTGTTACAGCCGATTGTACATGGGTGGAACTATCGACCGAAGATGCAGACTGGTTAATTTTACCCGGAGGAATGCCGGGAACAAAACACTTGGGAGAATGCAAACCGTTGGTTTCTTTATTGCAACGCCAAGCCGCTGCCAACAAGAACATCGCTGCCATTTGTGCCGCTCCGTCGGTTCTGGGCCAGGCAGGATTGCTTAACGGATATAAAGCTACCTGTTATCCCGGATTTGAGCAATTCCTCACTGGCGCAACTGTAACAGGCGACAACGTGACTGTCGACCGAAACATTACCACAGGAAAAGGTCCGGGAGCTGCCATATCGTTCGCCACAGCCATCATCACCCAAATTGCCGGGGAAGAAAAAGCCCGTGAGGTCACGAGCGGCATGTTATTGTAAATCTTCAAAACCATACAGATAAAAAATAGCCCCGGCAATGCCGGGGCTATTTTTGTCATATTACAAATTCAACTATCGAATTATCCCACAATAGACGAAACCATCTTATCCAACGCTTCGGTCAATTTGTCGGCATTCTTTCCGCCGGCTTGTGCGAAATAGGGTTGCCCGCCTCCGCCACCTTGTATCAACTTAGCAGCATCCCGAACAATCGCAGAAGCATTCTTCCCATCAGCAACCAAGTCATCGCTCAGCATAACAGTCAATAGAGGTTTATCTTTATCCCGGGTCGCGGTGACAAAAGCCAATCCTTTGGAGACTTCGCCTCGAAGTAAAAAGGCGATTCCCTTAACCATATCGGACGGCATCGGACCGATGAAACGAATAAGTTTCACGCCGTCTATACTCTCGGCCGATTTAACCATACGATCTTTCAAGACAATCATTTTCTCCTTAACATATTCCTCGGCCTGTTTCCTCAATTCGGCATTTTCATCGATGGCTTTATGAATCGCTTGTAACAAATTGGGAGCATTATTAAACAAGATTCCTATCTCTTTCAACGAATCTTGCAAGGCGTTCATCGTTTCCTCCACCCGAGCTCCTGTTATAGCCTCGATACGACGGATTCCCGCAGCAATCGAACTCTCAGTTATAATTTTTATCATACCGATATTTCCGGTATTGGATACATGAGTACCACCGCACAACTCGACAGAAGATCCAAAACGAATCACCCGGACTTCTTCTCCATACTTTTCACCAAACAGAGCCATCGCTCCCATAGCCTTAGCCTCGGCAATGGGAACATTACGATGTTCATCTAACGGGATAGCTTCACGCACTTTTCGATTGGCTATCATCTCGACTTTTCTCAACTCTTCGTCTGTGACTTTTTGAAAATGAGAAAAATCAAAACGCAACGACTGCGGAGAGACATAAGAACCTTTTTGTTCTACATGAGTTCCTAAAACTTCACGCAGAGCTTCGTGCAAAAGATGAGTCGCCGTGTGATTACATGCAGTCGCCCGACGTGCCTCTTTATCGATAACGGCATGGAATGTAGCGGTCACATCTTCGGGTAATCGCTCGGCTATATGAATACTCAAATTATTTTCCCGCTTGGTCTGTAATATCTCCACGATATCATTTCCAGAAATCAACTTTCCTGTATCGCCTACCTGACCACCCATTTCGGCATAGAAAGGGGTTCTGTCCAAAACAATCTGATAAAACTCGCGAGCTTTTTGTTTTACCTTACGATAGCGTAATATTTCGGCGTCGCACTCAGTCATATCGTATCCCACGAATTCGGGCTCACCCTCTTTCAATACAACCCAGTCGCCCGTTTCTACGGCAGCCGCATTACGAGCCCGTTCCTTTTGTTGTTGCATTTGGGCGTTGAACTCGTCGATATCCACTCCTAACCCTTTTTCTTTCAATATCAACTCGGTCAAATCAAGAGGGAAACCATAAGTGTCGTACAACACGAAAGCATCCCGCCCGCTAATCTCGCTCTTACCGGCAGCCTTTGTATCGGCAGTTACTTTATCGAGCAACTTAATACCGGTTTCGAGAGTACGCAAGAAAGCATCTTCCTCCTCTTTAATTACTTTTCCGATAAGGACCTTTTGAGCCTTCAATTCAGGATAGGCATCTCCCATCGTTTCAATAAGAATGTCCAATAATTTATAAAGGAAAGCCTGCTTCTGACCCAAGAATGTATACCCGTAACGTACAGCCCGACGTAAAATACGACGAATTACATAACCGGCTTTCGCATTCGATGGCAACTGCCCGTCGGTAATAGAAAATGCAATCGTACGTATGTGGTCTGCAATGACACGCATAGCAATATCGACCTTAGGATCGTCGCCATATTTCTTACCGCAAAGACGCCCGATTTCCCCGATAATTGGTTGGAATACATCGGTGTCATAATTAGACGTCTTTCCTTGCAACGCCATACAAAGCCGTTCGAATCCCATACCGGTATCGATTACCCGAGCAGGAAGAGGTTCGAGCGAACCATCGGCTTTACGGTTATATTGCATAAACACAAGGTTCCATATCTCTATCACTTGCGGGTGACTCTGGTTAACCAATTTCAATCCGTCGACTTCGGCTCTCTCGGCATCACTCCGCAAATCGATGTGAATCTCAGAACAGGGTCCACAAGGTCCCGTATCTCCCATTTCCCAAAAATTATCATGTCGATTTCCGTTAATTATATGATCTTTGGGCAAATGCGCTTCCCAATACGAGGCTGCCTCGTTATCTCTCTCCAAACCTTCGGACGCATATCCTTCGAATACGGTAGCGTATAATCGGGCCGGATCTATTTTCAATACGTCGACCAAATATTCCCAAGACCAATCGATCGCTTCTTTCTTAAAATAGTCCCCGAACGACCAGTTACCGAGCATCTCGAACATGGTGTGATGATAGGTATCCAGTCCCACCTCTTCCAAATCGTTGTGCTTACCGCTCACTCTCAAACATTTTTGTGAATCCGCGACCCGCTTATATTTTGCCGGAACATTTCCCAAGATAATATCTTTAAACTGGTTCATTCCCGCATTGGTAAACATCAACGTAGGGTCATCTTTAATCACCATCGGAGCCGAAGGCACGATCTGATGGCCTCGTTCTCTGAAAAAATCCTTAAAAGATTCACGAATCTCTTTTGCTGTCAGCATAACAATTTAATTATATTAAGTTCCACGGCTTTCTTTTTCGTTATCGAAATAGAAATCGCCAATACGGTATATTAATATTACCAAAAACAATTTGCAAAAATAGCCCAAATTATTATTTTTGTACCCATGTGCAGATAAAAAAATGCTTAGAAACATATTTTTTTACGGTCTATAAAAGCTTTTGCCAATAAGAATGAGCCGACAAATAATCAATGAGTAAAAAAATATTCTACATATACAATCCTAAAACACTGACATACGAACGGGTATATCCTTCACTTCGCCAGCGCATCATCGTTGTTTTACGCCATTTGTTCGTCGGTAGCATACTAAGTATAGGGGTCATCGTCGCATTTTATTTTTGGTTCGGTTCGCCCAAAGAAGAGCTTCTGAAAATGGAAAACGAGCAAATGCAGACACAATATAAAGTGCTTTCCAAACGAGTCGACGCTGCGCTGGAAGTTCTGAATGATTTACAACAACGAGACGACAACATGTATCGGGTCATTCTGCAAGCCGAGCCTGTAAACGACGAAATCAGAAATAACGGAATATACAACCCCAGCCGGTACGAGAATCTGTTGCAAATGAGCGATGCGGAACTGGTTGTTTCCACCAGTCAAAAAGTAGACAACCTCGCAAGGCAAGTATATGTACAATGTAATTCCATGAACGAACTCGTCAAACTGGCACAAGGCCAAGAGGAGCGCATAAAACACATTCCGGCCATACAACCCGTTTCTAACAAAGATTTGAAACGAACAGCATCGGGGTATGGTTATCGAATAGATCCGATCTACAAGACCACAAAATTCCATCAGGGAATGGACTTTTCTGCCAATGTGGGAACCCCTGTTTACGTAACCGGAAACGGCCGTGTCGTTGAAACCGGCTGGCAACAAGGATTTGGAAACACGGTAGTCATCGATCACGGATATGATTATAAAACCCGATATGCTCACCTCAGTAAAATACTAGTCCGTAAAGGACAAGAAGTCATACGAGGTGAAGAAATAGCCGAAGTAGGCAATACGGGGAAATCCACAGGGCCGCATTTACATTACGAAGTTCTATACAAAGGGAAAGCACAGAATCCTATCAATTACTATTTCTTCGACCTTTCACCCGAAGATTACGACCGCATGACTCAACTTGCCGAAAATCAAGGGCGTGTAATGGATTAAAAACAAATCGCATGAAAGAACCTGTAACAAATAAACAAAAACTATATTACACGATCGGTGAGGTATCGGACATGTTCAATGTAAACCAATCCTTACTCCGATATTGGGAAACAGAGTTTAAAACAATCAATCCTAAACGATCCCCCAAAGGGACTCGTTATTATTCCCAAAAAGATATCGAAGAAATAAAGCTCATTCACTATTTGCTGAAAGAAAGAAAGTTGAAAATAGAAGGAGCGAAACAAGTGTTGAAACACAAAAGAGAAAGTACCGTTCGGTCCCAACAAGTAGTGGAACGACTGAAATCACTGCGTTCCGAACTAATTGCCATTATGGAAGAACTGGAATAGCTTGGCTGTTAAGAAGGAAGATATTGACGATTTCAAGAAAGTTTCTTACACTTCCTAAACAAATAAGGTACACTATTCACACCGAGAATAAGCCCCAGAATCGCCCCGCAACTATTGGCGAGAAAATCATACCAGTCCGCACTTCGACCCATAGACATAGCACCCTGCAACAACTCCATCAAGCCACCCCACACAATAGCCCCGCACACGAGCAAAATCAACTTGGGAGCGGTAAACTTCGATACCCGATATATATCGAAACAGCCTATCCAAACAAGCCCCAAATACATACAACCGTGTACCAGCTTATCGGCTCCTTCGAATAAATAAAACTCCTGACTATGTACCGGATTCTTAGCCAGAGACAAATATGTAATTACAACCAATACTATAATCGTAGGGACAAACGCCAAAAATCTAAAAGGCCTCATATCTATTCACGTAATCTTTACAACAAACAAAAAGGTACAATTATCTCCTTTTTACAGAAATACTTGCTTTTGCAATCCTTTGACAAAGATAAAGTAAGCTAAGAATAAAAACAAATCACCCGATTTCTGCCAAGGATCAATCTACCTGTATCTCCTGTCACAAAGGCCTCATTTTCATTTACGACAAAACCAAATCCATTTGCATTTGGTTATATAATCTATCATTCATTTTTCACAAAAAGGATTACACTTTCATAGAAAAAGGGTTCTATTCCCTTTTTATTACGCTATTATATGGACAAATAAATTAAAATTTTATACTTTTGTAATTATATCTTGAACTAAAAATGGGAGAACGGACAAAATTCGCGACCAAGTTAGGAGTAATAGCCACCACGGTAGGATCGGCGGTAGGATTAGGAAATATTTGGAGATTCCCTTATGAAGCCGGAATGAACGGAGGGGGAGCATTCTTAATGATTTACATTCTATGTGTTCTTATATTAGGTGTTCCGGTTATGTGTGCCGAATTCATTATCGGAAGGAAATCCAAATCCGACACGGTAGACGCATTCAAAAAATTAATCCCCGGCAGTCGATGGTACTACATCGGATATATCGGAATATTGGCCTCGATTCTTATTTTAGGATATTATATGGTCATATCGGGTTGGACGCTCGAATATCTTTTTCAAGCAGCCTGTAACAATCTGACCGGAAAAACGGCAGCAGAATTCAAAGCTGAACAAAACGCATTTATCCAGAACGATTTTCGGCCGTTACTATGGATATACATTTTTCTCTTTATCAACTATATCATCATATCCAAGGGTGTACAGAAAGGAATCGAAAAAATGTCCAACATATTGATGCCTATACTGTTCATTATTCTCATCGTTTTTTGCATACGATCGTTAACACTACCCGAAGCCAACGAAGGGCTGAAATTTTTCCTACACCCCGATTTTTCGAAAATCACACCCCAAGTCATCGTACGGGCAATGGGGCAAGCATTCTTCTCTTTAAGTTTAGGTATGGGTATCCTCATCACCTATTCCTCCTACTTCAATAATAAAACTCATCTGATAAAAACAGCCGGCACGGTAGCGATACTCGACACAACCGTTGCTATTTTGGCCGGAGTAATTATATTCCCGGCTGTTTTCTCTTATGGTGTGGATCCTGTCGCCGGTCCCGATCTTGTATTTGTCACCCTCCCCAATGTATTCAATCAAATGCCGGTATCTGCGTTATGGTCTGCATTGTTTTTCTTACTCCTCACTGTGGCAGCTCTTACTTCCACCGTTTCTCTTTTCGAAGTTGCAGTTGCATTTTTTATCAACCACATGCATCTGTCAAGGAAAAAGGCAACCCGGACAATGATGATCATTGTTGCCATATTAAGCACTATCTGCTCTCTTTCTATCGGTTCATGGAGCCATATACGCATTTTTGGGAAAACCATATTCGATGCCTGCGATTACTTCTCAGCTATCATCTTGTTGCCGATAGGCGGACTGTTGATAAGTATTTTCATCGGGTGGATACTGAAACGAAATATCTCCCGGGAGGAATTGACTAACCGAAATAAATTGCACGAGCCACTATTCAACGCAATCTTTTTCTGTATCAAATACATAGCTCCAATCATCATCATTTTAATCTTTTTATCAGGATTTGGTATTATCTGATGGCACTTAAAAACGATTCTTTTTTCTCATTATCGAAAAGCGAACGCAGAGCGACTCTGTTATTGATTATCATTCTGTTAATCCTCACAGGAGCTCGCATTGCGCAATACTACTATCATTCACGAGAAAAGGTTGAAGTTACAATGGAATACGAATCATTTCAATCCGAACTGGAAGAATTCAATCGTTCTTTGAACCATCAAAACGAAAAAGCAAAAAATGCCGAACGGCAATCATCTAAAAGTTCCCGTCCTCCTAAAAGTTTAAAACCAGTTCCCCGGGAAGAATAGTGCCAAAGAAGTTTTTTTAAATCCATACCTTACTATTCAACAAAAAGAATTATCTTCGCTTAACATAACAGCAGGCCGGTATGCAATGCCTCTATCGGCAGGTCTTGTTATATGATTTCAAAACGTACAGCACTATGTTCCAGTGGATACAAAAAGAACCGTTGTCTTTGAATCTTGGTGGAGAATTGGTTTCCCTATCGAGACCATTAATCATGGGAATACTCAATATCACCCCCGACTCTTTTTACCCCGGAAGCCGTACTACGGAAGAAGAACAAATCGCCGAGCGACTGCATAAAATGGTGAATGAAGGCGCCGACATCATAGACATAGGAGCCTACTCCTCGCGACCTAATGCCGATGACATCTCACCCGACGAAGAGATGAAACGACTTTCGAAGGGACTCGATATTATCCGCAAACTATATCCCGATGCACGA is from Barnesiella intestinihominis YIT 11860 and encodes:
- a CDS encoding DJ-1 family glyoxalase III; translation: MKTVYLFLATGFEEIEALTIVDMLRRAEIDITTVSISRNLQVEGAHGITVTADCTWVELSTEDADWLILPGGMPGTKHLGECKPLVSLLQRQAAANKNIAAICAAPSVLGQAGLLNGYKATCYPGFEQFLTGATVTGDNVTVDRNITTGKGPGAAISFATAIITQIAGEEKAREVTSGMLL
- the alaS gene encoding alanine--tRNA ligase encodes the protein MLTAKEIRESFKDFFRERGHQIVPSAPMVIKDDPTLMFTNAGMNQFKDIILGNVPAKYKRVADSQKCLRVSGKHNDLEEVGLDTYHHTMFEMLGNWSFGDYFKKEAIDWSWEYLVDVLKIDPARLYATVFEGYASEGLERDNEAASYWEAHLPKDHIINGNRHDNFWEMGDTGPCGPCSEIHIDLRSDAERAEVDGLKLVNQSHPQVIEIWNLVFMQYNRKADGSLEPLPARVIDTGMGFERLCMALQGKTSNYDTDVFQPIIGEIGRLCGKKYGDDPKVDIAMRVIADHIRTIAFSITDGQLPSNAKAGYVIRRILRRAVRYGYTFLGQKQAFLYKLLDILIETMGDAYPELKAQKVLIGKVIKEEEDAFLRTLETGIKLLDKVTADTKAAGKSEISGRDAFVLYDTYGFPLDLTELILKEKGLGVDIDEFNAQMQQQKERARNAAAVETGDWVVLKEGEPEFVGYDMTECDAEILRYRKVKQKAREFYQIVLDRTPFYAEMGGQVGDTGKLISGNDIVEILQTKRENNLSIHIAERLPEDVTATFHAVIDKEARRATACNHTATHLLHEALREVLGTHVEQKGSYVSPQSLRFDFSHFQKVTDEELRKVEMIANRKVREAIPLDEHRNVPIAEAKAMGAMALFGEKYGEEVRVIRFGSSVELCGGTHVSNTGNIGMIKIITESSIAAGIRRIEAITGARVEETMNALQDSLKEIGILFNNAPNLLQAIHKAIDENAELRKQAEEYVKEKMIVLKDRMVKSAESIDGVKLIRFIGPMPSDMVKGIAFLLRGEVSKGLAFVTATRDKDKPLLTVMLSDDLVADGKNASAIVRDAAKLIQGGGGGQPYFAQAGGKNADKLTEALDKMVSSIVG
- a CDS encoding M23 family metallopeptidase, translating into MSKKIFYIYNPKTLTYERVYPSLRQRIIVVLRHLFVGSILSIGVIVAFYFWFGSPKEELLKMENEQMQTQYKVLSKRVDAALEVLNDLQQRDDNMYRVILQAEPVNDEIRNNGIYNPSRYENLLQMSDAELVVSTSQKVDNLARQVYVQCNSMNELVKLAQGQEERIKHIPAIQPVSNKDLKRTASGYGYRIDPIYKTTKFHQGMDFSANVGTPVYVTGNGRVVETGWQQGFGNTVVIDHGYDYKTRYAHLSKILVRKGQEVIRGEEIAEVGNTGKSTGPHLHYEVLYKGKAQNPINYYFFDLSPEDYDRMTQLAENQGRVMD
- a CDS encoding MerR family transcriptional regulator, producing MKEPVTNKQKLYYTIGEVSDMFNVNQSLLRYWETEFKTINPKRSPKGTRYYSQKDIEEIKLIHYLLKERKLKIEGAKQVLKHKRESTVRSQQVVERLKSLRSELIAIMEELE
- a CDS encoding VanZ family protein gives rise to the protein MRPFRFLAFVPTIIVLVVITYLSLAKNPVHSQEFYLFEGADKLVHGCMYLGLVWIGCFDIYRVSKFTAPKLILLVCGAIVWGGLMELLQGAMSMGRSADWYDFLANSCGAILGLILGVNSVPYLFRKCKKLS
- a CDS encoding sodium-dependent transporter, with translation MGERTKFATKLGVIATTVGSAVGLGNIWRFPYEAGMNGGGAFLMIYILCVLILGVPVMCAEFIIGRKSKSDTVDAFKKLIPGSRWYYIGYIGILASILILGYYMVISGWTLEYLFQAACNNLTGKTAAEFKAEQNAFIQNDFRPLLWIYIFLFINYIIISKGVQKGIEKMSNILMPILFIILIVFCIRSLTLPEANEGLKFFLHPDFSKITPQVIVRAMGQAFFSLSLGMGILITYSSYFNNKTHLIKTAGTVAILDTTVAILAGVIIFPAVFSYGVDPVAGPDLVFVTLPNVFNQMPVSALWSALFFLLLTVAALTSTVSLFEVAVAFFINHMHLSRKKATRTMMIIVAILSTICSLSIGSWSHIRIFGKTIFDACDYFSAIILLPIGGLLISIFIGWILKRNISREELTNRNKLHEPLFNAIFFCIKYIAPIIIILIFLSGFGII